A stretch of the Odontesthes bonariensis isolate fOdoBon6 chromosome 5, fOdoBon6.hap1, whole genome shotgun sequence genome encodes the following:
- the LOC142380713 gene encoding uncharacterized protein LOC142380713 isoform X2 translates to MSVLSLAVLFLLPVALFGATASDPAPTYERHDPTTGKTLICEKCEPGTHMEAHCTATTPTKCMPCRSGHYTELWNYLPRCLYCNNICTQNLEVETECSPLSNRVCRCKEGYWMKDFCIRHSKCGPGHGVQIKGTRQRDTVCEECPEGSFSNSSSAIDSCVKHRECAIGELVLLPASPLGDTVCGSSEDEALRAILSQFMSTQRNRVRQLRRVFGRIIRKSEKASCTERTTLPKEEGLLLDQITAWLSQAPVEQLRQLPKQLRDSKLTSMADKLDERLSEIRHHSRNSRSNVTAAKVEPKPTLQ, encoded by the exons ATGAGCGTG CTCTCCCTGGCCGTGTTGTTCCTGCTCCCTGTAGCCCTCTTCGGTGCTACGGCTTCAGATCCCGCTCCCACGTATGAGCGCCACGACCCAACTACCGGTAAAACTCTCATATGTGAGAAATGTGAGCCGGGAACTCACATGGAAGCTCACTGCACCGCAACTACCCCCACAAAGTGCATGCCCTGCAGAAGTGGGCACTACACTGAGCTGTGGAACTACCTGCCGAGGTGTCTGTACTGCAACAACATCTGCACTCAAAACCTGGAGGTGGAGACGGAGTGCTCGCCGTTAAGCAACAGGGTGTGTCGGTGCAAAGAGGGCTACTGGATGAAAGACTTTTGCATCAGACACTCAAAGTGCGGCCCCGGACATGGTGTTCAAATCAAAG gTACGCGGCAAAGGGACACTGTTTGTGAAGAGTGCCCCGAGGGCTCTTTTTCGAACTCATCTTCTGCGATAGATTCGTGCGTGAAACATCGGGAGTGCGCAATCGGGGAGCTGGTGCTCCTCCCTGCGTCACCCTTGGGCGACACCGTGTGTGGATCCAGCGAAG ATGAGGCGCTCAGGGCCATCCTCTCTCAATTCATGAGCACTCAAAGGAATCGGGTCAGACAACTGAGGAGAGTTTTCGGCAG GATAATACGCAAGTCCGAAAAGGCGAGTTGCACTGAGCGCACAACTCTTCCCAAAGAGGAAGGCCTTCTCCTGGATCAGATCACAGCATGGCTGTCCCAGGCTCCAGTGGAGCAGCTGAGACAACTGCCAAAACAGCTGAGGGATTCCAAACTCACCTCCATGGCAGACAAACTGGACGAGAGACTTAGTGAAATTAGACACCACAGTAGAAACTCTCGCTCAAATGTAACTGCAGCCAAAGTCGAGCCGAAGCCCACGTTACAATGA
- the LOC142380713 gene encoding uncharacterized protein LOC142380713 isoform X1, whose protein sequence is MIADSLARALLSPTTSIESWGQPQTELALFISLLSLFLSRSEQSPPQQATALENTDATTVSELNLSLAVLFLLPVALFGATASDPAPTYERHDPTTGKTLICEKCEPGTHMEAHCTATTPTKCMPCRSGHYTELWNYLPRCLYCNNICTQNLEVETECSPLSNRVCRCKEGYWMKDFCIRHSKCGPGHGVQIKGTRQRDTVCEECPEGSFSNSSSAIDSCVKHRECAIGELVLLPASPLGDTVCGSSEDEALRAILSQFMSTQRNRVRQLRRVFGRIIRKSEKASCTERTTLPKEEGLLLDQITAWLSQAPVEQLRQLPKQLRDSKLTSMADKLDERLSEIRHHSRNSRSNVTAAKVEPKPTLQ, encoded by the exons ATGATAGCGGATAGTTTGGCCAGAGCCCTCCTCTCCCCCACCACCTCAATAGAGTCCTGGGGACAGCCACAGACTGAGCTGGCTCTTTTTATCAGTCTGTTGAGTCTGTTCTTATCCCGCTCGGAACAGTCCCCTCCCCAGCAAGCCACTGCATTGGAGAACACAGATGCCACCACAGTGAGTGAGTTAAAC CTCTCCCTGGCCGTGTTGTTCCTGCTCCCTGTAGCCCTCTTCGGTGCTACGGCTTCAGATCCCGCTCCCACGTATGAGCGCCACGACCCAACTACCGGTAAAACTCTCATATGTGAGAAATGTGAGCCGGGAACTCACATGGAAGCTCACTGCACCGCAACTACCCCCACAAAGTGCATGCCCTGCAGAAGTGGGCACTACACTGAGCTGTGGAACTACCTGCCGAGGTGTCTGTACTGCAACAACATCTGCACTCAAAACCTGGAGGTGGAGACGGAGTGCTCGCCGTTAAGCAACAGGGTGTGTCGGTGCAAAGAGGGCTACTGGATGAAAGACTTTTGCATCAGACACTCAAAGTGCGGCCCCGGACATGGTGTTCAAATCAAAG gTACGCGGCAAAGGGACACTGTTTGTGAAGAGTGCCCCGAGGGCTCTTTTTCGAACTCATCTTCTGCGATAGATTCGTGCGTGAAACATCGGGAGTGCGCAATCGGGGAGCTGGTGCTCCTCCCTGCGTCACCCTTGGGCGACACCGTGTGTGGATCCAGCGAAG ATGAGGCGCTCAGGGCCATCCTCTCTCAATTCATGAGCACTCAAAGGAATCGGGTCAGACAACTGAGGAGAGTTTTCGGCAG GATAATACGCAAGTCCGAAAAGGCGAGTTGCACTGAGCGCACAACTCTTCCCAAAGAGGAAGGCCTTCTCCTGGATCAGATCACAGCATGGCTGTCCCAGGCTCCAGTGGAGCAGCTGAGACAACTGCCAAAACAGCTGAGGGATTCCAAACTCACCTCCATGGCAGACAAACTGGACGAGAGACTTAGTGAAATTAGACACCACAGTAGAAACTCTCGCTCAAATGTAACTGCAGCCAAAGTCGAGCCGAAGCCCACGTTACAATGA